In the genome of Raphanus sativus cultivar WK10039 chromosome 4, ASM80110v3, whole genome shotgun sequence, one region contains:
- the LOC108854493 gene encoding V-type proton ATPase subunit a2-like, with product MAEIGGGGCCPPMDLMRSEPMQLVQVIVPMESAHLTVSYLGDLGLVQFKDLNSEKSPFQRTYAAQIKRCGEMARKLRFFKDQMSKAGVSPKEFLGKDVDIDLDDVEVKLGELEAELSEINANNDKLQRSYNELMEYKLVLEKAGEFFASAHRSATAQQSETESQQVVGEDALEAPLLQEEKSVDPTKQVKLGFLTGLVPREKSMVFERILFRATRGNIFIRQSVIEESVVDPNSGEKAEKNVFVVFYSGERAKSKILKICEAFGANRYPFSEELSKQAQMMTEVTGRLAELKTTISAGLDHRKILLETIGDKFEQWNLKVRKEKAIYHTLNMLSLDVTKKCLVGEGWSPVFAATEIQKALQRAAVDSNSQVGSIFQVLRTKEMPPTFFRTNKFTTAFQEIVDAYGVAKYQEANPTVFTIVTFPFLFAVMFGDWGHGICLLLATMYLVLNERKLSNQKLGDIMEMAFGGRYVILMMSLFSIYTGLIYNEFFSVPFPLFAPSAYECRDASCSEATTIGLIKTRDTYPFGVDPVWHGTRSELPFLNSLKMKMSILLGVAQMNLGIIMSFCNAKFFKSAVNIWFQFVPQMIFLNCLFGYLSALIIIKWCTGSQADLYHVMIYMFLSPMEDLGENQLFPHQKTVQLTFLFLALISVPWMLLPKPFILKKQHEARHQGQSYAQLEETDESLQVETNGGAHGHEEFEFSEIFVHQLIHTIEFVLGAVSNTASYLRLWALSLAHSELSSVFYEKVLLMALSFNNILILIVGLLVFIFATVGVLLVMETLSAFLHALRLHWVEYQNKFYEGDGYKFDPFTFTLLGNEDE from the exons ATGGCGGAGATTGGCGGTGGTGGTTGCTGTCCGCCGATGGATCTGATGAGGTCAGAGCCGATGCAGCTCGTTCAGGTCATTGTTCCGATGGAATCTGCTCATCTCACCGTCTCTTACCTTGGCGATCTCGGTCTCGTCCAGTTCAAAGAC CTTAATTCTGAGAAGAGCCCATTCCAACGGACTTATGCTGCTCAG ATCAAAAGATGTGGAGAGATGGCTCGAAAGTTGCGTTTCTTCAAAGACCAAATGTCAAAAGCTGGAGTTTCTCCCAAAGAGTTCTTAGGAAAAGACGTTGATATTGATTTGGATGATGTAGAG GTTAAGCTTGGAGAGCTAGAAGCTGAACTTTCCGAAATCAATGCTAATAATGACAAGCTTCAGCGCTCTTACAATGAACTTATGGAGTACAAACTCGTTCTTGAGAAG GCTGGTGAATTTTTTGCTTCAGCCCATAGAAGTGCTACCGCCCAACAGAGTGAGACAGAATCACAACAAGTAGTGGGTGAAGACGCTCTCGAGGCTCCTTTGTTGCAGGAA GAGAAGTCTGTTGATCCAACAAAGCAAGTAAAGCTTGGATTCCTCACTGGGCTGGTGCCTCGTGAAAAGTCTATGGTGTTCGAGAGGATCCTCTTTCGTGCAACTAGGGGCAACATCTTTATACGACAGTCCGTCATTGAGGAGTCCGTTGTTGATCCCAATTCTGGGGAGAAG GCTGAGAAAAATGTATTTGTTGTCTTCTATTCCGGGGAAAGAGCAAAAAGCAAAATTCTTAAGATATGTGAAGCTTTTGGGGCCAATCGCTATCCTTTCAGCGAAGAACTCAGCAAACAAGCTCAAATGATGACTGAG GTTACGGGTCGTTTAGCAGAACTTAAAACTACTATAAGTGCTGGGTTAGATCACCGCAAGATTCTTCTGGAGACCATTGGAGACAAGTTTGAGCAATGGAACCTCAAg GTTCGCAAGGAAAAAGCCATCTATCACACTCtgaacatgcttagtcttgatGTGACTAAGAAGTGCCTTGTGGGTGAAGGCTGGAGTCCTGTCTTTGCAGCGACAGAA ATTCAGAAAGCTTTGCAGCGTGCTGCGGTTGACTCCAATTCTCAAGTTGGATCAATCTTCCAGGTCCTGAGGACCAAAGAGATGCCTCCAACGTTTTTCCGGACAAACAAATTTACCACTGCGTTTCAGGAAATCGTAGATGCGTACGG TGTAGCCAAATACCAGGAGGCTAATCCTACGGTATTCACAATTGTTACCTTCCCCTTCCTGTTTGCCGTTATGTTTGGTGATTGGGGTCATGGAATCTGTCTGCTGCTTGCAACTATGTATCTGGTATTGAACGAAAGGAAACTTTCCAACCAG AAACTTGGGGATATTATGGAGATGGCTTTTGGTGGCCGTTACGTTATACTGATGATGTCACTCTTCTCAATATACACTGGTTTAATCTACAACGAGTTCTTCTCTGTACCATTCCCATTGTTTGCTCCTTCGGCGTATGAGTGCCGGGATGCCTCTTGCAG TGAGGCTACTACAATTGGTCTGATCAAAACCCGAGACACTTATCCATTTGGAGTGGATCCTGTGTGGCATGGTACCCGCAGTGAGTTACCGTTCCTCAACTCCCTTAAGATGAAAATGTCAATCCTTCTTGGAGTTGCCCAAATGAACCTTGGAATCATTATGAGCTTCTGTAATGCAAAATTCTTCAAAAGCGCTGTAAACATATG GTTCCAGTTCGTTCCCCAGATGATATTCTTGAACTGTTTGTTTGGCTACCTCTCCGCCCTCATCATCATAAAGTGGTGCACTGGTTCTCAAGCGGACTTGTATCACGTAATGATCTACATGTTCCTGAGCCCTATGGAAGATTTAGGAGAGAATCAGCTTTTCCCTCACCAGAAAACAGTACAG CTCACTTTCCTCTTTCTGGCACTGATTTCTGTTCCGTGGATGTTGTTGCCAAAGCCGTTCATCTTGAAGAAACAACATGAAGCT AGACATCAAGGTCAGTCATACGCACAGCTTGAGGAGACAGATGAGAGTCTTCAAGTAGAAACAAACGGGGGAGCTCATGGACACGAGGAGTTTGAATTCAGCGAAATCTTTGTGCACCAGCTCATTCACACCATTGAGTTTGTGCTTGGAGCTGTTTCCAACACAGCTTCTTATCTTCGTCTCTGGGCCCTCAG TCTTGCACACTCGGAGTTGTCGTCAGTCTTCTACGAGAAGGTCCTCCTTATGGCTTTGAG TTTCAACAATATATTAATTCTCATCGTTGGGCTCCTCGTCTTCATATTTGCAACGGTGGGAGTGCTTCTGGTGATGGAGACTTTGAGCGCGTTCCTTCACGCACTGCGTCTTCACTGGGTGGAGTATCAGAACAAGTTCTACGAAGGCGATGGCTACAAGTTTGATCCCTTCACTTTCACTCTCCTCGGAAACGAAGACGAGTAA